The Triticum urartu cultivar G1812 chromosome 5, Tu2.1, whole genome shotgun sequence genome contains the following window.
TGTCACCCAATTGGGACTGGTTAGCCCGCTTTTGATCACTGAAGGAAAGTTGAAACCGGATTTAGGCCATTATATGATGTTTCCAAAGAACATCACCAAAAACCTGTCATATATCAACAAATTTCTTATAGCGAATTCTGCGAAATGCCATACGAGTAACGACAGTCATGACTAACGAGTACTTTGCTGTACGTTCAAAGGTATAAGGTGTATTGTGTTGTGTTAAACATAGAATCAATCTAGGACCGTCAAATGCAATGGTAGAGCCGAGCGGTTTGGACGTTTTAGATCGGCCACAACTCATGGCTTTTACATAAGGGGTGGTGGAGACAAACTTGTTCTGTAGTGTTGTAATGACAGTATTGAGAGATGCATAAAACTGAGATGGAGAGGCACATAACACGTGAGCATTTGTATATAACTCCGGGCTCAAACACACCCTTGCACTGATGGGTGATGACTAAATCCATACATTTAACCCAGCTAGTCAATGTGCCTATCAACACAGGCGGCACATTACACACCGACACCAACACAAACAGCTTGCAGTATCTCCACCAAAAGACCCAACCATATAGACTCTGTGCTAGATCACATACATATATACACATGTTTGACTCAATCGTGTGTGCATGCATAGTCCTCGCTCTACCTAATTAACCGATGAGCTAATTAATTAATGAAGTTCAGCGGCTGAAATTACTGAAACCGCATGCATATCAGCCGATCTTCTCCGTGTTGGTGTCGTCGGTTGGCCAGATGACCGTCTCCATGAGCCTCTCCCGCATCAGCTCCAGGTTCTCGTTGGAGATCTTCTCGTACATTTTTGCGTGGTCACATTTCTGCAGGTTAAGTAAACATGAGCAAATCAGATGTTAATAATAATTTAAATTTTTTAAGCAGCTAAAAAAATATACGGCATGTCGTGCGTAAAATTAGTGGATGTTTTTCCTTTTGCGGTGAAAATTAGTGGCATGTTGATTGGTTTTGGAAAATATTATTACCTTGATCCATTTCCCGTACAAGCTAAGCCGGGTTATCATAACCCGCTCTGCAAGCTCCTGCCTCTCCTGCAAGTTACAAGAGCAAAAGAAAACatatattcatgcgaggaatttTGCATGCTAATTTGTAGCAGTGCAAGAAGAACAAAAATATGTGTGTGGATCTGTTCATACCTTTCCAAGAGCGCGGAGGAACAGCTTGCCATCGGTGGGCTTGTTTACAGCAACAAAGCTGTCAGGGGAACAAGAATCCAAGATTTAATAACAAAATTACTAGTACTAATTAATTGCTAGAATTTTCATACTGGAGAGAGATCAAATATGTTGTTACTTGTAGAGCCAGCGGTAGCTGGGTGGGTTCATCTCGTAGAGCTGGGTCAGCACGGTCCTCACGGCTTTGTAGGTAAAGTAGTTCATCAGTTGCTGCATCATCATGAACAGGAAacttttttcattttcttttcttcAAGAAACTTGAAATACTATTCACATATTCATTACCCTAAAGCAACAAAGCTGCAACAACAATTAAAAAAAACCTATTCTTGACCATCCCTAAACAAAATCATCTGAATCTTTCAGCCGAGGAACTGTTGTAAGAGATGTTCCAAGAAATTCCCCAAGGTCGTAACATGACATATATGGATGATTGAGAACAAGAAGTAGAAGAATTCCAGCAAGTAGATGGCGGAGGAGAGGCTGATGAATTACCAGGTCGACGTCGCCAAAGCCAACATCGTAACTGCCCCCGAGGTTGCTGACGATGGCGAGGCCGCCGCTCCTGCCGCCCCTGCCCCGGCCACACTGCCTGAGCCTGACGGAGCAGGTCGCCCGGCGAGGCCTCCTCCTCCAGTCACCAGCAAACAGGCTCGTGCTCGAGCTGCTCCCCACCGCCACACGCCTCCTCGCGAGCCCCGCCACCGCCTTGCCGCCCTCCGTCCTCACGTCGACCGTGGTCACCGCGCCCACCCCCGGCATCACCTGAACTCCGGTCATCCTCACCGTCACCGTGAGCAGCTAGTGATTTCCTTGGTTGGTGTCAGTATGTGGTATATAAAAATCGAGGGAGGAGCTGGGGGAGGTGTCCAAGTAAGTGGCCGGCGGAGGAAGAAGAGGTGGTGTTGAACTGCTGCTGGGTCGCCGTGGCTGGCGCTGGCTTGGCTGCGACGCTCACCAACCAAATTTTCTGAGGCCCAGGACGCGCGCGATTTTCAGCTTAGCACCACCAGGGGAAAACCCACTGAAGATTCAAGAATTCCGGGTAAATTTGGCAGCAAGATTCAGAAAATGAAATTCTCGTGTGACCCCGCGTGTCATTTGACAAGGCGCGTACGTGTGTGGACCGGGCAGACGAGGCGCCTCCTCTCGCGTGGATTCTGTGAATCTGAAACCAAAACTTGGGAGGAATCTGAATTCTGAACGGGAGACCCAGAGCAGGCCACGGCGCGGCCGAGAGGTTGCTGCATGCTGGTCTCGGTTCCCGTCCGGGTACATACAACGTGTCTGATTTTTCCACCCAGCCAGGTACAGCAGAGTACTATGTTTGATGTCTCTCAGCTCCTTTCGTTTACTGGTCTACAGAGTGCTGCACACGGCACGGTACACCTTGGTGTGCGCCCTCCGGCCGACCACCTCGACCTGCGAGGTTCCTTGCAGCGACGACGCACCACAACTCGTCGGCAGCTGGCCAGAGCACGTAATCTCGGTGTTCCAAGGAGTACAAGGTAAAGAGGACCAGCAGATGCTCGGATTTCCTATGAATACCCGAGCTGAAAGTATTTAATTTGAAAATATCATGATAAATACTACTATATGTCATGTCACCTTGGGGTTTAGTGATACACCAAATCACCTTTTGGACTTTCAGTCACTTCTTTCGGTCCCACGTGGTCCTTGCGGGTGGCTCGGACAGCACAATTGCTGCGCCGTTCTAGCCGGTCGTCTGCCTACTCTCCACCTCACCGCCGCAGGCCCAAGATGCCTTTTTTTTTAGGTGAAGGCCCAGGATGCCTGGGCAAAGCCCCTTGCGGTGGTTAGGCTGGGCCTCTTTCTAGTGGCTTCTACTTGGGCTAGGTGGAGTCCGGCCTCAACGTCCAACCGCATGGACACGGTTCCTGGCTACCAGCAATGTGTTTGGGTTTGTCTCAGAAAAAAGCAATGTGTTTGGGTGTTGCCTCACCAAGTCACCATATTTGAGCGGCCATGGACATGGGCAGCAATGGTGGGTTTGGAGCTTCGATCGGTGCTGACGGTACAAAGTTGTGGTGGAGCTCGGAGGATCCATGGATGTGTGGGTCGTGTCTTCGAGGATGGCTGATGGCTTGCAAGTGTTCGACGTAAGAGTATCGATCCCACCGACAACCCTCTCTTCCCGTCCCCCTCCCCCGCCACCGCCGACATGCACCGCCGGGCGAAGCCCTGGCTGcattcactacaagaaatatgtcaacttatgactttgactattggtcactgaaaggtcattgtttttcatttgcgacctttttgtgaccaaaaacagaaggtcaaaagctggcggtcataaactgaaattaacgaccttctctgtgaaaaggtcgtagacgtttacaaccaaaatatgcctattgttttgttttggtcactagcagcctccccaggccacgtaggcatccgacgtggcaatctgatgtggcacaagaatcaGCCTGGTCCAATTCgtttttctacatgggcctagcccaacaattcggcctttttaatgTATTTTTTCCTGTGCTTTTATTAGGTACATGGGTCTGGCCCAACAATTCAGCATTTGATTTCTTTGCATGGGCCTTTTAACAGCAGATTTTCTTTTTGATCATGTATTTTTCTGGGCCATTTTTTTGCTGGGCCTCTCATGTTTTTCCCTCAAAAATAATTGTCCAATATAACTTGGGCCTAGCCCAGTTAAAAATTGATCCAATCCAAAAAAATTATTATGCCATTGACATTACAACACATCACACCACAAGCTATCTTGGGCCTAGCCCAGTTCTGATACATTTTAAAAGCAACGTGCAATGTTATTATATTACAACCATTCATTCCAGCAATACTATTTGAGGCTGGCTGCAGGCTAACTAAGTTTTTACAAAAGGTGAATCAGAAACCTAACGCTACTGCATTTGCATGGCGCTGTTGAAATACTCCAGGATCGTGAAAAAAAAATAGAACTAGCCTATCTGGTACTTCGTAGCAACCAAACATGTAATCTTCTTAATGGAAAATTTTCTTCTCCAAGTCCCTCTTCTCCCTTAGCAATGACAGGCTGATGCAAAACATCTGAGCATTCAAAAGAGAACAAAAGGTATGTCACTAATAGAATACAAAGTACTTTTAAAATAAAAAGTAAAGATACACTAGTATATTATCATTCtacttattattattattaaccAGATCATTCTACTTATCCAGAATATGGCTATTATTAACCAGATCATTCTACTTATCCAGAATACTGCTGCTAGTGTTCTAAACCAACAGAGCATGCTATAGGAGCAGAAAAGTGGGAGCTAGGGCTAGAAGATGGAGCCGACTCACCGGAGAGCTTATGGTCGCCGTCGTACACAACCGCCATCACGCCGGTCGCCTCAAAAAGCACCACCGCACCGGAGACGGTGCCTGACATGTGCAAGAGAAGAGCACCTGCTGCATCCATTTCCAAATAGAACAAGAACAAAAAAATTAGGAAGGGTTTCAGAAAAGGACAGTTATTTAGAATGACAACACAAATTCATCTAGTACAATTGTTATTCTCATCTCACTACACAAGTGGCTCTATGAACATGCCAGACACAATACTGAACATGCGAGGAAAAACTATAAAGAAGATATTTTACAGATTTACTGTGACATATTTACCCTACATGTGAAACATTTTTCAATAAATGAACTCGTCTAAGAGGACATGAAACAATATCTACTCGTCAAAGAGGACATGACACAATATCTACCAGCTACAAATTCCAGGCAATATCTACTAGGACAGTTAACCAGAACAATTACAAACAGCAGAGGAAATCATGAATGTGTAAATGCATGAATGGTTCTTTAGATCAACTTCAAAGCTAGCAGCAAGCATGTTTAGACAACTTAATACATTAGTAATGTTGCCAGCAATATTGTTGGAAGCACAAGAGAATCTGAAGCTAAAGCTTCAGCTTCAACATTAGTAATATTGCCAGCTTTAACATCATAGAGACTCAAGCAGATCCTAATATAAAGCTATTCAGACCATAACTTTCACATCATAGGGACACAATAGTGTATTACAACACTATGTCCAGATATAAAAACTGAGTAACCAGCAAGCAATCAGATTGAGAACAATTCAGTTGGGGTTCTTAACTTTCAGTATGCAGTATATCTAAGAAGTCACACTATCTAAATGCCTAGAGGAAACAGATTCACAGTACTAAGTAGGGGAGAAGCAACACAAGATACCTTGTCAACAGTCTTGTTCTGCCTGCAAACGATGTTTGCAGTTCCAATGTCTCCTGAAGTGGAGAACTTGACACCCTCCTTGGTGACAGAGATAATAACTGCAACACACACAAGTCGCCGTCAGACTGGTAGAAACTGGTATTCAGCATATTTCTTTTACAAGAAATAGAGACGACAAGTGCAGCAGATTTCTTTTACAGGAAACTGGTATGCTGTCACCGATGCTGCTGAGATCCTTGCAGATCCTGGAGAACTCGGAGGACGGCATGCGGACGATGGCCTGGTACTCGGAGTCGGGGATCCCGAGGTGCCCGCTGTCGATGTCCATGAGCTTCATCTCAAAGTCCATGATCTTATCCTGATCtgtccatccatccatccagaCCAGGGTCACCGACAGAACCAAGAGCGAACAACGAGGAGcaaagagggggggggggaataaGATCGAGGGGGTGGTTTTCTTAATGGGCTACTCGAACATGAAGGTGACGGTGTCGGGGCCGTCGTCGGCCTTGATGGTGATGATACCGTCGCTGCCGGTGCAGCGGAGCATCTTGGCCATGTTGCCGAGGTCCCCGCCAACGGCCGACTCTGCTTCTCCACGGTCTGGAGGGTCAGGCAAAAAACATACTGCCATAGTGTGCCCCTGGTTAACCCGAATCAGCAGCTCGTCATTCTCCTCCAACAGACTGAACCTCTACTTGTTGTCTCGCCTGACCGCCTACACGCGAGAAGGCAAAAAAAACATTTACTCGAAGCATCTTACAATTCACAACAATTTCGTGACTGACCCAATTAATTTTACAGCATATAGAGATTTCACAATAAAAGTTCATGGTACTAGGCTGCTAGCTATCAAGATGAAAACAACATGTAGCAGCTACAGGCAGGAGAAATATTCACTGATTATTCTCTTATAAATTTTACATCTACTAGATTGCCGCTAACTGGGGTCAAATAGCTGGGCCCTGCACAAGAGAAAGTAGTGTACACATGCATGTCCCAGTTGAATAAAAGACTTCATTTTAATAATGGATTCCGGAGATATTTCTTAGTGTTTCAAATCATTCAGTTATCTGAATTAACAGTACAGAAAAGAATTGAAAATCTGAATGACATCAATTGGAAGGATAAAGCAACACTTGTTCTAAGGACAATAAGCTGCTTGGTGCCAGACAGTGTGGGGTATCATCAGTCACCTAGCTGAACAGGAGTGTTTAATCTTGCCAACTAAGACTAACAAAGTGCCAAACAGAGCTGATTCAGGCCACAACAGCAACATACCGAATTAGTTCAGAAAAAAACTACCACATGACTAAATAGGCA
Protein-coding sequences here:
- the LOC125511070 gene encoding chaperonin-like RbcX protein 2, chloroplastic; protein product: MTGVQVMPGVGAVTTVDVRTEGGKAVAGLARRRVAVGSSSSTSLFAGDWRRRPRRATCSVRLRQCGRGRGGRSGGLAIVSNLGGSYDVGFGDVDLQLMNYFTYKAVRTVLTQLYEMNPPSYRWLYNFVAVNKPTDGKLFLRALGKERQELAERVMITRLSLYGKWIKKCDHAKMYEKISNENLELMRERLMETVIWPTDDTNTEKIG